The proteins below are encoded in one region of Terriglobia bacterium:
- a CDS encoding response regulator, producing the protein MSTVLIVEDEKHLADGLRFNLEAEGYHVEVAGDGETALVLLLSPDRHFDMVILDVMLPGKSGFEVAAELRQAAQFVPLLMLTARGQPQDVLRGFESGADDYLTKPFELAILIARLRSLSRRYEWLRRDSGGRAPAEPARRQSESADGSL; encoded by the coding sequence ATGAGCACGGTTTTGATCGTGGAGGATGAGAAGCACCTCGCGGACGGGCTCCGTTTCAATCTCGAAGCCGAGGGATATCACGTCGAGGTCGCGGGTGATGGCGAGACGGCGCTCGTCCTCCTGCTCTCGCCGGACCGGCATTTCGATATGGTTATCCTCGACGTGATGCTGCCGGGAAAGAGTGGTTTCGAGGTTGCAGCCGAACTGCGGCAAGCCGCACAGTTCGTGCCGTTATTGATGCTCACGGCGCGCGGTCAACCGCAAGATGTGTTGCGCGGCTTCGAATCGGGAGCCGACGACTACCTGACCAAACCCTTCGAGCTCGCGATTCTGATTGCCCGGTTGCGCAGTCTCTCCCGGCGCTACGAATGGCTCCGACGCGACAGCGGCGGCCGTGCCCCTGCGGAGCCGGCCCGGCGTCAGAGCGAGAGCGCCGATGGATCGCT